Genomic DNA from Pseudomonadota bacterium:
CCGATCGCCACGGCGCACCACGTGGGCCACGACCTATCGAAACGTCTCGGTGTGCCCTGGGTGGCAGACTTCCGCGACCCGATGGCGCAGGACGGCTACCCCAGCGACCCGCGCCAGCACCGCGCCTTCGTGGAGACGGAGCGCCTCGCGATCGAGCACGCCCGCAAGCTCGTGTTCGTCGCGCCCAGCGCTCTCGAGACCTACCGCAAGCGCTACGCGAGCACGCAGGCGGAGCGCTTCGAGCTGATCGAAAACGGCTTCGACGAGAACGCCTTCGACGGCCTTCGCCGCGACCCACCGCCGCGCGACGGACGCCCCCTGGTCCTTCTGCACAGCGGCATGGTGTACGAGAATGAGCGAAACCCCTCCGCCCTGTTCGAGTCCATCAGTCGTCTGCACCGAAAGGGCACCCTGCAGCCGAGCGATGTCACGATCCGCTTCCGCGCGCCGGTGCAGGAGGCCTTCGTCCGCGAGCGCGCGGAGCACTTCGGCGTCACCGACTTCGTCGAGATCCTGCCGCGCTTCACCTACCGCGAAGCCCTGGCGGAGATGCTGAGCGTAGACGCCTTGCTCGTCCTGCAGAGCGAGACCTGCAACGAGCAGATCCCGGCCAAGCTCTACGAGTATCTGCGCACGGAGCAGCCGAT
This window encodes:
- a CDS encoding glycosyltransferase translates to MKTLALVAFQFPPLVGTSGIQRTLRFVQHLPSFGWRPVVITPWRGIHRTVDLETEKALPPECEVIRTGCLDTARHLAIGGRYLGGMALPDRWTSWRWFAPLALKQLRALDPQVVWSTYPIATAHHVGHDLSKRLGVPWVADFRDPMAQDGYPSDPRQHRAFVETERLAIEHARKLVFVAPSALETYRKRYASTQAERFELIENGFDENAFDGLRRDPPPRDGRPLVLLHSGMVYENERNPSALFESISRLHRKGTLQPSDVTIRFRAPVQEAFVRERAEHFGVTDFVEILPRFTYREALAEMLSVDALLVLQSETCNEQIPAKLYEYLRTEQPILALTDPAGDTGKLLQSLDLPWVTPLEKTDPVEEMLPRFLSQLREGQISSADPAAVARYSRKALTGRLVEVLDGLDAPSP